In a genomic window of Peptoclostridium acidaminophilum DSM 3953:
- the asrB gene encoding anaerobic sulfite reductase subunit AsrB produces MSKNEYIPFASEITEVIKHTDIEYTFRMKYEGEVKPGQFFEVSIPKYGEAPISVSGIGDGTVDLTIRRVGRVTDEVFEHYAGDRLFLRGPYGNGFDVENYRDRELVVIAGGTGLSPVRGVVEYFSEHPEEVKGMTLVAGFKSPKDILFLEDFARWKKSMEVILTVDCSDGDFSCQIGLVTEYIPKLPVKDKGEAVAVVVGPPAMMHFTTKGLLEAGFKEENIWISHERKMCCGIGKCGHCKIDDTYVCLDGPVFNFTKGSRLID; encoded by the coding sequence ATGAGTAAAAACGAGTATATCCCATTCGCTTCGGAGATAACAGAAGTAATAAAGCATACCGACATCGAATACACATTCAGAATGAAGTACGAGGGGGAAGTAAAACCGGGACAGTTTTTCGAAGTATCAATACCAAAATACGGAGAGGCTCCCATTTCAGTAAGCGGCATAGGGGACGGCACTGTCGATCTTACAATACGCAGGGTAGGCAGGGTGACAGACGAAGTATTCGAGCACTACGCGGGAGACAGGCTCTTCCTGAGGGGTCCTTACGGAAACGGCTTTGACGTCGAGAACTACAGGGACAGGGAACTTGTTGTAATAGCGGGAGGAACTGGCCTGTCGCCTGTGCGGGGAGTTGTCGAGTATTTTTCGGAGCATCCGGAAGAGGTCAAGGGAATGACGCTTGTGGCCGGCTTCAAGTCTCCAAAGGACATCCTGTTCCTTGAGGATTTCGCCAGATGGAAAAAGAGCATGGAGGTAATACTCACGGTGGACTGCTCGGACGGCGACTTTTCATGCCAGATAGGTCTTGTTACAGAGTACATACCAAAGCTCCCGGTCAAGGACAAAGGCGAGGCGGTGGCGGTAGTAGTCGGCCCTCCGGCAATGATGCATTTTACAACCAAAGGACTGCTAGAGGCGGGCTTCAAAGAGGAAAACATATGGATATCACATGAGCGCAAGATGTGCTGCGGCATAGGAAAGTGCGGCCACTGCAAGATAGACGACACTTATGTATGCCTTGACGGTCCGGTTTTCAACTTCACAAAGGGCAGCAGGCTCATCGATTAG
- the asrC gene encoding sulfite reductase subunit C, with protein MDINTKQLKKNAFRITKSRGVTASRVRVPGGHLEAKYLSMLQNIAEKYGNGTIHITSRQGFEIPGIAFEDMSEVNRLLQPIIEGLDINQPIPGKGYSAAGTRNITACIGNRVCPYACYDTTAFAQRMEKAVFPNDLHFKIALTGCPNDCAKVRMHDFGIMGMTEPQYDKDRCVNCGACVKACTRKSVSVLETVNCKVERNAQRCIGCGECVLACPTGAWTRGEQKLYRLTLMGRTGKKNPRLGEDFIKWVDEESIIKIILNTYDYVKQYIDREAPGGKEHIGYIIDRTGFEEYKKWALKDVYLPETAEVYSPVYWKGIKY; from the coding sequence ATGGATATAAATACCAAGCAGCTAAAGAAGAATGCATTCCGAATTACCAAAAGCAGAGGGGTCACTGCGTCGCGTGTCCGCGTTCCGGGGGGACATCTGGAGGCGAAATACCTGTCGATGCTTCAAAATATAGCCGAAAAGTACGGGAACGGGACTATCCACATTACAAGCAGGCAGGGCTTTGAGATTCCGGGCATAGCCTTCGAGGACATGAGCGAGGTCAACAGGCTGCTTCAGCCTATCATTGAGGGGCTCGACATAAATCAGCCGATTCCCGGGAAGGGCTACTCGGCCGCAGGAACTAGAAATATCACGGCATGCATAGGCAACCGCGTCTGCCCATACGCCTGCTATGACACAACAGCGTTTGCGCAGAGAATGGAAAAGGCCGTTTTCCCAAACGACCTTCATTTCAAAATAGCGCTTACGGGCTGCCCGAATGACTGCGCAAAGGTAAGAATGCATGACTTTGGGATAATGGGCATGACCGAGCCGCAGTATGACAAAGACCGCTGCGTGAACTGCGGAGCTTGCGTCAAGGCGTGCACCAGAAAGTCGGTTTCAGTACTTGAGACTGTCAACTGCAAGGTTGAGCGCAACGCACAAAGATGCATAGGCTGCGGCGAGTGCGTGCTGGCGTGCCCGACAGGCGCGTGGACAAGGGGCGAGCAGAAGCTGTACCGTCTTACTCTTATGGGCAGGACGGGCAAAAAAAACCCGCGCCTGGGCGAGGACTTCATCAAGTGGGTAGACGAGGAGAGTATAATTAAAATAATTCTCAACACGTACGATTACGTAAAGCAGTATATAGATAGGGAGGCGCCCGGCGGCAAGGAGCACATAGGCTATATAATAGACCGCACAGGCTTTGAAGAATACAAAAAATGGGCTCTCAAGGATGTATATCTCCCAGAGACCGCAGAAGTGTACTCTCCGGTTTACTGGAAGGGCATAAAATACTAA
- a CDS encoding QueT transporter family protein, whose protein sequence is MQTKNLVKTAIVAAVYAALTMALAPISYGQLQFRFSEVLTLLAFIDPLFIPGLVIGCVIANLASPLGVIDIAAGSFATLLAVNAIYLTRKYMGENLKSLFIASLWPVVFNGLIVGAMLTYLFQIPFGLSALYVAAGEFAVVSVIGVAVFKPLMGNDFMMSMLEISKD, encoded by the coding sequence ATGCAAACTAAAAATCTTGTAAAAACAGCAATTGTAGCAGCCGTGTACGCCGCACTTACAATGGCGCTGGCTCCAATAAGCTATGGTCAGCTGCAGTTCAGATTCTCGGAGGTCCTTACGCTGCTGGCATTCATAGACCCGCTTTTCATACCCGGTCTTGTCATAGGCTGCGTTATAGCCAACCTTGCAAGCCCGCTGGGCGTAATCGACATAGCGGCGGGATCATTTGCCACTCTGCTGGCTGTGAATGCAATATACCTGACCAGGAAATACATGGGCGAGAATCTCAAGTCCCTTTTCATAGCAAGCCTTTGGCCTGTTGTCTTCAACGGCCTTATAGTAGGCGCGATGCTGACATACCTTTTCCAGATTCCCTTTGGCCTATCGGCGCTGTATGTGGCCGCAGGTGAATTTGCGGTCGTAAGCGTAATTGGCGTTGCAGTATTCAAGCCATTAATGGGCAACGACTTCATGATGAGTATGTTGGAAATAAGCAAAGACTGA
- a CDS encoding heavy metal translocating P-type ATPase gives MKKKFLLKGLDCASCAAKIEKKIGELDFVEDASYSFANGVLTLDIAEGSLSEDEDMVKTISKIVDSIEHGVVVSELRQKNLSRSEENRETEDNSEEDYDGDSQEARKRHYKIAAGALLLVLLNTARISWPYDILIYVFAYLLAGSGVLLRAAKDIARGKLFDENFLMSIATIGAFMLGEYSEAVGVMLFYQIGEAFQSHAVNNSRRSIKEILNIRPKYANIKRHDKVESVSPESVNPGDIIVVRPGERVPLDGEVLSGSSMADTSALTGEPVPRRVSKGDSILSGFINKDSLIEVRVTKEFEDSAVSRILEMVESAGARKAPTEQFITRFSRYYTPFVVAAAVIIALIPPLAGFGGFPEWIRRSLIFLVISCPCALVVSIPLGFFGGIGTASRNGILVKGGNYLEALNYVGTVVFDKTGTLTKGNFEVAKIVPFSGFSMDELLKTAARAESHSNHPIAESIKRAYDRDLDMGDITVYSEHAGQGVSATIDGKVVLAGNNKLMAQNGILLPMYSENGTIVHVSSDGRYIGYIVIEDELKEGVSDSVAKLKGMGVENVMMFTGDRMIAAEAVAKEIGLDGFRAELLPNGKVEAFEKLSDDIEAASGKRGRVAFVGDGINDAPVLARADVGISMGALGSDAAIEAADIVIMDDKISKIATAISIAKYTKKIVLQNIVLALGVKGAVMLLGVFGLATMWMAVFADVGVALLAIFNSARILGRKFA, from the coding sequence ATGAAGAAAAAATTCCTTTTGAAAGGCCTTGACTGCGCAAGCTGCGCGGCCAAGATAGAAAAGAAGATCGGCGAACTCGATTTTGTAGAGGATGCAAGCTACAGCTTCGCAAACGGGGTTTTGACGCTGGATATTGCGGAAGGCTCATTGTCTGAAGATGAAGATATGGTCAAGACAATAAGCAAAATAGTCGACAGCATTGAACACGGCGTTGTAGTTAGTGAATTAAGGCAGAAAAACCTGAGCCGGAGCGAAGAAAACCGGGAAACGGAAGATAACAGCGAAGAAGACTATGACGGGGACTCCCAGGAGGCCAGGAAAAGGCATTATAAAATTGCCGCAGGAGCATTGCTTCTAGTGTTGCTTAATACGGCCAGGATAAGCTGGCCATATGACATATTAATATATGTGTTCGCCTATTTGCTGGCCGGCTCAGGGGTCCTTCTAAGGGCCGCCAAGGACATCGCAAGGGGAAAGCTTTTCGATGAGAATTTTCTTATGAGTATAGCTACAATTGGAGCTTTTATGTTGGGAGAATACTCGGAAGCAGTAGGAGTAATGCTTTTTTATCAGATTGGCGAGGCTTTCCAGTCTCATGCAGTGAACAATTCAAGAAGATCAATAAAGGAAATACTAAACATCAGGCCCAAATATGCCAACATTAAGCGGCATGACAAAGTAGAGAGCGTAAGTCCTGAAAGTGTAAATCCGGGGGACATCATAGTGGTCAGGCCGGGAGAGAGAGTACCTCTCGACGGCGAGGTGTTAAGCGGAAGCTCTATGGCCGACACTTCTGCTCTTACAGGAGAGCCTGTTCCCAGGAGAGTTTCAAAGGGAGACAGCATACTCTCGGGCTTTATAAACAAGGATTCTCTGATTGAAGTCAGGGTGACAAAGGAGTTTGAAGACTCGGCGGTAAGCAGGATACTGGAGATGGTGGAAAGCGCAGGAGCAAGGAAAGCGCCAACGGAACAGTTCATAACGAGATTCTCGAGATATTACACACCGTTTGTAGTGGCTGCGGCAGTGATTATAGCTCTGATTCCGCCGCTTGCCGGATTTGGAGGCTTTCCTGAATGGATCAGGAGATCGCTCATATTTCTTGTAATATCATGCCCGTGTGCGCTTGTGGTATCAATACCACTTGGTTTTTTCGGAGGGATAGGGACTGCCTCGAGAAACGGCATACTTGTAAAGGGAGGAAACTATCTGGAGGCTCTCAATTATGTGGGTACGGTGGTTTTCGACAAGACGGGAACTCTTACAAAAGGGAACTTCGAGGTAGCAAAAATAGTCCCGTTTTCAGGATTCAGCATGGATGAGCTTCTTAAAACGGCTGCCAGGGCTGAGTCGCATTCGAACCATCCTATAGCGGAATCGATAAAAAGGGCTTATGATCGGGATTTGGATATGGGAGACATCACTGTATACAGCGAGCATGCAGGGCAAGGAGTATCAGCAACTATAGACGGAAAAGTGGTTCTGGCGGGCAACAACAAGCTAATGGCGCAAAATGGTATATTGCTGCCAATGTATTCGGAAAATGGAACAATTGTACACGTATCAAGCGATGGCAGGTACATTGGATATATTGTTATTGAAGATGAGCTCAAGGAAGGAGTTTCTGACTCCGTTGCAAAGCTCAAGGGAATGGGCGTTGAAAACGTAATGATGTTCACCGGGGACAGAATGATTGCCGCAGAGGCGGTTGCTAAGGAGATAGGGCTTGATGGCTTCCGGGCCGAGCTGCTCCCTAATGGCAAGGTTGAGGCTTTTGAAAAGCTTTCAGATGATATTGAGGCTGCGTCGGGGAAAAGAGGAAGGGTCGCATTTGTTGGGGACGGCATAAACGACGCTCCCGTGCTGGCGAGGGCTGACGTAGGAATATCTATGGGGGCCCTCGGAAGCGATGCGGCTATAGAGGCTGCCGACATAGTCATAATGGATGACAAGATATCCAAAATCGCCACAGCCATAAGCATCGCAAAATATACAAAAAAGATAGTGCTACAAAACATTGTCCTGGCACTGGGTGTAAAAGGAGCAGTAATGCTGCTTGGAGTCTTCGGGCTTGCGACTATGTGGATGGCAGTGTTTGCCGATGTGGGCGTGGCGCTTCTTGCCATATTCAACTCGGCAAGGATACTGGGGCGCAAATTTGCATAA
- a CDS encoding WG repeat-containing protein: MRKILKLLALLLCLGIASSGISYADSVRVKINEQYLQMEVPPIIQSGRTLVPLRAIFEALGASVEWDEKTRTVTAVKGESIIKLLIDSIEANVGGKEVKLDVPATIVNGRTLVPVRFVSESLGASVDWDSQSMTVLITPAEAQETALAAAMIEDKWGYIDKSGNVVIPPVLPVAGDFSEGLAAVPFFEGNEYIGLSYIDMEGNLLTYPQFHNAAYFSEGLAAVGRDGKWGYIDNKGNMVIDYKYEAVSSFSEGLAPVLFGDKWGFIDRAGKVAIEAEYDAAKEFSEGLAAVLKDGKCGFIDNQGNMVIEAQYEYIRPQFEYAIDFSEDLATVIVDGKCGFIDKQGNMVIKPEYGLAWNFSDGLAAVAVGFEYGFIDKTGRMVIEPRFDSAVGFTEGLTPVNIGGKWGFIDKSGKEVISPKYEYAMHFSQGLAAVEIGGKWGFVDKQGNLVIEAKYDMVSSFNK, translated from the coding sequence ATGAGGAAAATTCTAAAGCTTTTAGCCTTGCTTCTGTGTCTGGGTATTGCATCATCCGGAATCTCATACGCCGACTCCGTCAGGGTAAAGATAAACGAGCAGTATCTTCAGATGGAGGTGCCTCCAATTATACAAAGCGGGAGGACGCTGGTGCCTCTTAGAGCGATCTTTGAGGCTCTTGGAGCAAGCGTGGAATGGGATGAGAAGACTAGAACAGTGACTGCAGTAAAAGGTGAAAGTATAATAAAGCTCCTAATAGACAGCATTGAGGCCAACGTCGGAGGCAAGGAAGTGAAGCTTGATGTACCGGCAACAATAGTTAACGGAAGGACTTTGGTTCCTGTCAGATTTGTATCTGAAAGTCTAGGGGCAAGCGTAGATTGGGACTCGCAAAGCATGACTGTTTTAATTACACCGGCTGAAGCTCAGGAGACAGCGCTTGCAGCGGCCATGATTGAAGACAAATGGGGCTACATAGACAAATCGGGGAATGTAGTAATACCTCCAGTGCTGCCAGTTGCAGGAGATTTCAGCGAAGGCTTGGCTGCGGTGCCGTTTTTCGAAGGAAACGAATACATCGGTCTTAGCTATATAGACATGGAGGGCAACCTTCTGACATATCCTCAGTTCCACAATGCCGCGTATTTTTCGGAGGGACTGGCAGCAGTCGGCAGGGACGGAAAGTGGGGGTACATCGACAATAAGGGCAATATGGTGATAGATTACAAGTATGAAGCGGTCAGTAGTTTTTCTGAAGGTCTTGCTCCGGTTCTGTTTGGAGACAAGTGGGGATTTATAGACAGAGCGGGTAAAGTTGCTATAGAAGCTGAGTACGATGCGGCCAAGGAATTTTCAGAGGGGCTTGCAGCTGTTTTAAAAGACGGCAAATGCGGTTTCATAGATAATCAGGGAAATATGGTTATAGAAGCGCAATACGAATACATCAGGCCGCAGTTTGAATATGCAATAGATTTTTCGGAGGATTTGGCAACGGTGATAGTAGATGGCAAGTGTGGTTTCATTGACAAACAGGGGAATATGGTCATAAAGCCGGAGTATGGCTTGGCCTGGAACTTTTCAGACGGTCTTGCAGCAGTAGCGGTAGGCTTTGAATACGGCTTCATTGACAAAACTGGCAGGATGGTCATAGAGCCGAGATTTGACTCTGCAGTTGGCTTCACAGAAGGTCTGACGCCTGTCAATATAGGCGGGAAGTGGGGCTTTATAGACAAGAGTGGAAAAGAGGTTATAAGCCCTAAATACGAATATGCAATGCATTTTTCACAGGGTCTTGCAGCAGTTGAAATCGGAGGCAAATGGGGTTTTGTGGACAAGCAGGGCAACCTTGTTATAGAGGCAAAGTACGACATGGTTTCATCGTTTAATAAATAG
- a CDS encoding Na+/H+ antiporter subunit E, which produces MARKIFYACEYVILLLKEVVAANVAVARIVLSRNMDVSPAVVSFESRLKSDFLRTILANSITLTPGTITIDMQEGKYTVHCLREEFGKGLGNSRFEEILLKIEGMKP; this is translated from the coding sequence ATGGCTAGAAAAATATTTTATGCTTGCGAATATGTCATTTTGCTGCTGAAAGAAGTGGTGGCAGCAAATGTTGCTGTTGCCAGGATTGTCCTCAGTCGAAATATGGACGTCTCGCCTGCCGTAGTGAGCTTCGAGAGCAGGCTGAAGTCTGACTTTTTGAGGACAATACTTGCAAATTCTATAACGCTTACTCCCGGAACAATAACTATTGATATGCAGGAAGGAAAATACACTGTGCATTGCCTCAGGGAGGAGTTCGGAAAAGGCCTGGGCAATTCGAGATTCGAAGAAATACTGTTGAAAATTGAAGGGATGAAGCCATGA
- a CDS encoding monovalent cation/H+ antiporter complex subunit F, whose product MNNILTISSIALSFTIIMCMARAVKGPLTVDRLIAVNVIGTKTIVLIAFASFIMNETYFIDVILVYSMISFVASLGLSELIQGRVDD is encoded by the coding sequence ATGAATAATATTCTGACGATATCCAGCATAGCTCTTTCTTTTACAATAATCATGTGCATGGCCAGGGCCGTGAAGGGCCCATTGACTGTGGACAGGCTCATAGCTGTGAATGTTATAGGAACAAAGACGATAGTCCTCATAGCGTTTGCGTCGTTTATCATGAATGAGACGTACTTCATAGATGTGATTCTCGTATACTCGATGATCAGCTTTGTAGCATCACTGGGGCTTTCGGAACTCATTCAAGGAAGGGTGGATGACTAG
- the mnhG gene encoding monovalent cation/H(+) antiporter subunit G, with protein sequence MKMAIIVLLLIGGIFFFAVGTVGIIRFNDTFERAHAAAKCDTLGAVLSLSALAVYGGFSISSIKLMLAIVLLWITNPVATHIISRAEYRRRIEKNAIGAGGNENI encoded by the coding sequence ATGAAAATGGCGATTATTGTTCTTTTGTTAATTGGCGGGATTTTCTTTTTTGCAGTCGGGACTGTAGGAATTATAAGATTCAATGACACATTCGAAAGGGCGCATGCGGCAGCAAAATGCGACACTCTTGGCGCTGTTCTCAGCCTGAGCGCGCTTGCCGTATACGGAGGCTTTTCAATCTCAAGCATAAAGCTGATGCTTGCAATAGTCTTACTCTGGATTACAAATCCTGTAGCCACTCACATCATATCCAGGGCGGAGTACAGAAGAAGAATTGAAAAAAACGCAATAGGAGCTGGTGGGAATGAAAATATTTAG
- a CDS encoding hydrogenase subunit MbhD domain-containing protein, producing the protein MKIFSLIMLLFLICSSVAVSLIKDILSAIIVFMAYSLIMAVLWQQLNAPDLAITEAAVGAGITTLLFILTLKRIKGGTS; encoded by the coding sequence ATGAAAATATTTAGCCTGATAATGCTTTTGTTTTTAATATGCTCGTCTGTAGCCGTCTCACTTATTAAGGACATACTCAGTGCAATTATAGTTTTCATGGCATACAGCCTGATAATGGCCGTACTCTGGCAGCAACTCAACGCTCCGGATCTTGCAATAACCGAGGCGGCCGTTGGAGCTGGAATTACCACGCTTCTTTTCATACTTACGCTCAAGCGGATAAAGGGGGGGACGAGTTGA
- the mbhE gene encoding hydrogen gas-evolving membrane-bound hydrogenase subunit E, whose amino-acid sequence MRKVASVILTLSIITVLLFAVSELPEFGSEKSPAHNYVSKTYLEETMHETGALNIVTGIILDYRAFDTFIEATVMFAGAMVVLLLLRKEGEDCEQHNS is encoded by the coding sequence TTGAGGAAAGTCGCATCAGTGATTCTTACGCTTAGCATAATAACCGTTTTGCTTTTCGCGGTTTCCGAGCTTCCGGAGTTCGGGAGTGAAAAGTCACCGGCGCATAACTACGTAAGCAAGACATATCTTGAAGAGACTATGCACGAGACTGGAGCTTTGAATATTGTAACGGGCATAATACTGGACTATAGGGCTTTTGACACGTTCATAGAGGCTACGGTCATGTTTGCGGGAGCCATGGTGGTTCTCCTGCTTTTAAGAAAAGAAGGTGAAGACTGTGAACAGCACAATTCTTAG
- a CDS encoding MnhB domain-containing protein — MNSTILSMVSSMVIPFIQLFGIYVIVNGHISPGGGFAGGTIIGVSLILFRIVGGSDAAKKKYPYQRLIKMTCLSLISYGLIKGYSFINGGLDLHMYDLPIGTPGDILSGRYLLPLNIFVGAIVASAMYFLYALFSEGEI; from the coding sequence GTGAACAGCACAATTCTTAGTATGGTTTCAAGCATGGTGATACCCTTCATACAGCTATTTGGCATTTACGTGATAGTAAACGGGCACATCTCTCCAGGGGGCGGATTCGCGGGAGGGACGATAATAGGCGTAAGCCTTATACTCTTCAGAATAGTCGGAGGCAGCGATGCCGCAAAGAAGAAGTATCCATACCAGCGACTCATTAAAATGACATGTCTTTCACTCATTTCCTACGGCTTAATCAAGGGTTATTCGTTTATAAACGGAGGCCTTGATCTCCACATGTACGATCTTCCCATAGGAACACCCGGAGATATATTATCAGGAAGATACCTTCTGCCTCTCAACATATTTGTAGGAGCCATAGTCGCTTCTGCAATGTACTTTTTATACGCCCTGTTCAGCGAAGGAGAAATATAA
- a CDS encoding sodium:proton antiporter, translating to MERLITNYVEVCAIVLFGVGFMTLLMHNNMIKKIIGLNIMDTAVFLFFIAKGYISGKQAPIVVGKLEQASAYINPVPTALMLTGIVVAVSTTALALALTVRLHEKYGTIELDEIIRMREA from the coding sequence ATGGAAAGACTCATTACAAACTATGTCGAGGTATGTGCAATAGTACTCTTTGGAGTGGGATTCATGACACTTCTCATGCACAACAACATGATAAAAAAAATAATTGGTCTCAACATAATGGATACTGCGGTATTCTTGTTTTTTATAGCTAAGGGATATATTAGCGGCAAGCAGGCTCCGATTGTGGTTGGAAAGCTCGAGCAGGCATCGGCTTACATCAACCCTGTACCTACAGCGCTCATGCTCACAGGGATAGTAGTCGCCGTAAGCACTACTGCTCTGGCGCTAGCGCTTACAGTGAGGCTCCATGAAAAGTACGGCACTATTGAGCTTGACGAGATTATAAGGATGAGGGAGGCGTAG
- a CDS encoding complex I subunit 5 family protein — translation MDMEYCKSFPVFALLMPLMISFAMPLIKSNRAIKKLSAASSGASMTLCALTLKYVVVHGAYKYKMGHFEAPLGIEFKVGPFEAIMALTFTVVTFLVVMNSLSRIEEEIGNRNVQIYFVLVNIFYASLVGMVFTNDIFNSFVFIEVSTLAACGMIAANGKGQSIVAAIKYLVYSSIGSGLVLMGMAFLYSVTGNLNIDFINSEMAAAWLEYENVVLISMALFVFGLGIKGAIFPLHVWMPDAYAFANHTSSALIAGIGAKAIVVLLVKVLYSMYGAGIVAQSGLLNVFVVLGVSGMIMGSIFAIFQSDIKRMLAYSSVAQMGYIFLGIGMGNVLGLAAAMFHAIGHSVTKASLFLSAANLTEAEGKERIDELEAVGGRRPVSLGIYTVGALSMAGIPLLPGFISKWNLSIASIEAGRNMVLAAIIISSLLNCIYYLPVAIKGYFKKNEVAGIGIELCRHDKAALGILPLALLSFAIIGIGILSGEIMDAFRLEFSKLM, via the coding sequence ATGGATATGGAATACTGCAAAAGCTTTCCGGTTTTCGCGTTGCTCATGCCTTTGATGATATCGTTTGCGATGCCTCTGATAAAAAGCAACAGAGCAATAAAAAAACTCTCTGCAGCAAGCAGCGGGGCATCCATGACTTTATGTGCTCTGACGCTGAAATATGTCGTGGTGCACGGAGCCTATAAGTATAAAATGGGTCATTTTGAAGCGCCGCTTGGCATAGAGTTCAAGGTTGGGCCGTTTGAAGCCATAATGGCGCTGACATTCACTGTTGTTACATTCCTGGTTGTAATGAATTCATTAAGCCGCATTGAAGAAGAGATTGGAAACCGAAATGTACAAATTTACTTCGTGCTTGTGAATATATTCTATGCATCGCTCGTTGGCATGGTATTTACAAACGACATATTCAATTCGTTTGTATTCATAGAGGTCAGCACACTTGCGGCATGCGGTATGATAGCTGCAAACGGCAAAGGGCAGAGCATAGTCGCGGCCATAAAATATCTTGTATACAGCAGCATAGGATCTGGACTTGTGCTCATGGGCATGGCTTTCTTGTATTCGGTTACTGGAAACCTCAACATAGACTTTATAAATTCTGAAATGGCGGCGGCGTGGCTCGAGTACGAAAACGTAGTCCTGATTTCGATGGCGCTTTTCGTTTTCGGGCTTGGAATAAAGGGTGCCATATTCCCGCTCCATGTTTGGATGCCAGACGCATACGCATTTGCGAACCATACCTCAAGCGCACTTATTGCAGGGATTGGGGCTAAGGCCATAGTGGTCCTGCTAGTAAAGGTGCTCTACTCGATGTACGGCGCAGGCATTGTGGCGCAGTCTGGTTTGCTCAATGTGTTCGTTGTGCTCGGAGTGTCGGGCATGATAATGGGCTCGATATTTGCAATATTCCAGAGCGACATAAAGCGGATGCTCGCCTATTCGAGCGTCGCGCAGATGGGATATATATTTCTCGGAATAGGTATGGGTAATGTATTGGGGCTGGCCGCTGCAATGTTCCATGCTATAGGCCATTCAGTCACCAAGGCGTCGCTTTTTCTGAGCGCGGCCAATCTCACGGAAGCCGAAGGCAAAGAGCGAATTGATGAGCTTGAGGCGGTGGGAGGGAGAAGGCCTGTTTCGCTTGGCATATATACTGTCGGAGCCCTTTCCATGGCCGGCATCCCGCTACTGCCCGGATTTATTTCAAAATGGAACCTCTCAATCGCGAGCATCGAAGCGGGAAGAAATATGGTGCTGGCTGCCATAATAATAAGCTCACTCCTAAACTGCATTTACTATCTTCCTGTAGCCATAAAAGGATATTTCAAAAAAAATGAAGTTGCAGGCATTGGAATTGAATTGTGCAGGCACGACAAGGCAGCATTGGGCATTTTGCCGCTTGCGCTTCTGTCATTTGCTATCATTGGCATCGGAATTTTGTCGGGAGAAATAATGGACGCATTTCGCTTGGAATTTTCCAAACTTATGTAA